A stretch of the Salminus brasiliensis chromosome 19, fSalBra1.hap2, whole genome shotgun sequence genome encodes the following:
- the chst1 gene encoding carbohydrate sulfotransferase 1, giving the protein MQCSWKAVILLGLASIAIQYTAIRTFTGKTFQICPVTSPLNCSLGADGEAFGGLCDEIPYFFYNSSRKTHVLVLATTRSGSSFVGQLFNQHSDVFYLFEPLYHVQTTLIPHYTHSRNTADRRVMLGASRDLLRSLYDCDLYFIESYIKPQPANHTTDKLFRRGASRALCSPPVCEAFSPSEPYIDEGECIRKCASLNLTLAVESCRERRHVAIKTVRIPEIGDLRALIEDPRLNLKVIQLVRDPRGILSSRIETFRDTYRLWRIWRATGRKPYNLDLTQLSTVCEDILRSIATGSSRPTWLRGRYMLVRYEDLARNPLQKTTEIYDFLGLPMEKGVEEWIRNNTRGSNDVSAKHKYGTVRDSAANAESWRLKLSYEIVDHTQTVCQQVLEELGYKSVNSPEELKNMSVSVIEDKTFVPFL; this is encoded by the coding sequence ATGCAATGTTCCTGGAAGGCTGTGATTCTGCTCGGCTTGGCGTCGATCGCCATCCAGTACACAGCGATCAGGACGTTCACCGGCAAGACGTTCCAGATCTGCCCCGTGACCAGCCCTCTGAACTGCAGCCTGGGAGCGGACGGGGAGGCCTTCGGAGGCTTGTGTGATGAGATCCCTTATTTCTTTTACAACAGCTCCCGGAAGACCCACGTCCTCGTCCTGGCCACCACTCGCAGCGGCTCGTCTTTCGTGGGGCAGCTTTTCAACCAGCACTCGGACGTCTTCTACCTGTTTGAGCCTCTTTACCACGTCCAGACCACCCTGATCCCTCACTACACGCACAGCCGGAACACAGCTGACCGCAGGGTGATGCTGGGGGCCAGCCGGGACCTCCTGCGGAGCTTATACGACTGCGACCTCTATTTCATAGAAAGCTACATCAAGCCTCAGCCCGCGAACCACACCACGGACAAGCTCTTCCGCCGAGGGGCCAGCAGAGCCCTGTGCTCTCCGCCAGTCTGCGAAGCGTTCAGCCCCAGCGAGCCGTACATAGATGAGGGCGAATGCATCCGGAAGTGCGCCTCCCTCAACCTGACCCTGGCGGTCGAGTCGTGCCGGGAAAGGCGCCACGTAGCCATTAAGACTGTGCGCATTCCAGAGATCGGCGACCTCAGAGCACTCATCGAGGACCCTCGGTTGAACCTCAAGGTCATCCAGCTGGTGAGGGACCCTCGAGGCATACTTTCGTCGCGGATCGAGACGTTTCGAGACACCTACCGCCTCTGGAGGATCTGGAGGGCCACTGGACGGAAGCCCTACAACCTGGACCTCACCCAGCTCAGCACCGTGTGCGAGGACATCCTTCGCTCCATCGCCACGGGCTCCAGCCGACCCACCTGGCTCCGGGGCAGGTACATGCTGGTAAGGTACGAGGACCTGGCCCGCAACCCTCTCCAAAAGACCACAGAGATTTACGACTTCCTGGGACTGCCCATGGAGAAGGGTGTGGAAGAGTGGATCCGGAACAACACGAGAGGCAGCAACGACGTCTCGGCCAAGCACAAGTACGGCACGGTCAGAGACTCAGCTGCCAACGCCGAGAGCTGGAGGCTCAAACTGTCTTATGAAATCGTTGATCACACACAGACGGTCTGCCAGCAGGTTCTTGAGGAACTGGGATACAAATCGGTGAACTCGCCAGAGGAGCTCAAAAACATGTCCGTCTCGGTTATCGAGGACAAAACGTTTGTACCGTTTTTGTAA